The Bos taurus isolate L1 Dominette 01449 registration number 42190680 breed Hereford chromosome 18, ARS-UCD2.0, whole genome shotgun sequence genome has a window encoding:
- the VN1R1 gene encoding vomeronasal type-1 receptor 1 — MFSASLEMGTIFLIQTGIGLMGNISLFCLYNFTLLTGHNLRPIDPILMQLVIANATVLFSKGIPQTLAAFGWRYFLDDTGCKLVFYFHRVATGVSFSTTCLFNGFQALKLKPSIWRWMELQMRALRFIAFCCFLCWIGHILINSCILIIVKGPLNEKNFSTRNNYGYCSWYMTEGSLGSLYTVMYFFLDILSLGFMVWASSSIVLFLGRHKRRIQRICSHRVSPRPSCEGRATRTVLVLVSSFVTFYTVYIILTIWMTLVANPGQWMVNTSVLLATCFPAFSPFVLIIKDTRISQFCFACMARKTLFANVLVVL, encoded by the coding sequence ATGTTTTCTGCCAGCTTGGAAATGGGGACTATATTCCTCATTCAGACAGGAATTGGCCTCATGGGAAACAtctccctcttttgtctttatAACTTCACTTTGCTCACTGGACATAATTTGAGGCCCATAGACCCAATCCTCATGCAACTGGTCATCGCCAATGCCACAGTTCTTTTCTCTAAAGGCATACCACAGACACTGGCAGCTTTCGGATGGAGGTATTTCCTGGATGACACTGGATGTAAACTTGTCTTCTATTTCCACAGAGTAGCCACGGGAGTTTCCTTTAGCACCACCTGCCTCTTCAATGGCTTCCAGGCCCTTAAGCTCAAGCCCAGTATCTGGAGGTGGATGGAACTCCAGATGAGAGCTCTAAGATTCATTGCCttctgctgtttcctctgctggATTGGGCATATCTTGATaaattcttgtattcttatcatAGTAAAGGGTCCACTGAATGAGAAGAACTTCAGTACGAGAAATAATTACGGGTACTGTTCTTGGTATATGACAGAGGGTTCTCTGGGCTCACTATACACAGTCATGTACTTTTTCCTTGATATTCTGAGTTTAGGTTTTATGGTCTGGGCCAGTAGCTCTATAGTTCTTTTCCTGGGCAGACACAAACGGCGAATCCAACGCATTTGCAGCCACCGAGTCTCCCCCAGACCTTCCTGTGAGGGCAGAGCCACACGCACTGTCCTGGTCCTGGTAAGCTCCTTTGTTACATTCTATACAGTCTACATCATTTTGACAATTTGGATGACTCTAGTTGCAAACCCAGGGCAGTGGATGGTGAACACCTCTGTCCTTTTGGCCACATGTTTTCCAGCATTCAGCCCCTTTGTGCTCATTATCAAGGACACGCGTATCTCTCAGTTCTGCTTTGCCTGTATGGCAAGGAAAACACTGTTTGCTAATGTGCTTGTTGTTCTATGA